A genome region from Candidatus Zixiibacteriota bacterium includes the following:
- a CDS encoding ABC transporter substrate binding protein yields MKNKILSILASIMILSPLLFGANSPHKVTFGYFESGAYFMHKVTSNELKEKLRIYSGDRYQFEFAPSGYFSANWDRELSRAMARELKRNKEIDMVLAAGPWVVEDLLAAEFNKPIIAICQFDPASAGLIDAAGKPVATNLTLTYDPNRIRNDLAAIKRIFPDRKVGFIYYPDGAEYERLKAKIEQVAAGLGIEIMFAREMTAQGKFSYFVSLQKMPRSSTVLYLPPLWSLELEQMRAFFFEAQSAKIATFSSEGFLMLEKDATASNSIWPYRAEASFCARKIITIAEGAAPDTLPIILEQTENLCLNLEGASKIGAEMGRRVILDAKIIPARAADSALNLTLSAVLEQAFNENAGYLARGQVYERIVADASRAIAEFLPEINLELSAAQSNYAVLSSRFDNHFRRKYEWGAFARQKIFSYPAIKELEIAGKKKQLGALELEGAKLALKSAVVKGYLGVLEAEDRLAAQVEITDRLLDLRETLTALAKAGYASPDELPLVEQRLTEAKIAQIEYQQELKIARTVLSVLINRPGVTNIALDRAEFQPEMMSLMVRKYEEYLADNKKEKKLEQFFIETGIARAPELAASELTIGLQRNLLSQKGKWYLPELSLQGGYSYGVEFYPKVSKRRDYWIVGGVLEFPLSLGRNFFGGSGGEKARLEKSIYRKDALRFDKMTEIKSSLENLITRITTLPLNYFHRNLSSAALEASREKLDAGNLTLAEFIYLEEKNAASAHRTIDDRFGFFRAYIDLFHEIGTGYMLHGSPDEMEFYQGLERYIRE; encoded by the coding sequence ATGAAAAATAAGATTCTTAGCATTTTGGCGTCAATCATGATACTGTCGCCTCTTCTCTTCGGCGCCAATTCCCCTCATAAGGTCACCTTTGGCTATTTTGAGAGCGGCGCCTACTTCATGCACAAGGTGACCTCAAATGAACTCAAAGAAAAACTGCGCATCTACTCGGGTGACCGGTACCAGTTTGAATTTGCGCCCAGCGGCTATTTCTCCGCCAACTGGGACCGGGAGCTGTCGCGGGCTATGGCGCGAGAGTTGAAGCGAAACAAGGAAATTGATATGGTTCTGGCCGCCGGCCCCTGGGTGGTGGAAGACCTTCTGGCCGCGGAATTCAATAAACCGATCATCGCCATCTGCCAGTTCGACCCGGCATCGGCCGGTCTTATTGATGCCGCCGGCAAACCGGTGGCGACGAACCTGACTCTGACTTATGACCCTAACAGAATCAGGAACGACCTAGCCGCAATCAAGCGGATTTTCCCTGACCGCAAAGTCGGTTTCATATACTACCCCGATGGCGCCGAGTACGAACGGCTGAAAGCGAAGATCGAGCAGGTTGCCGCCGGTCTTGGTATCGAGATAATGTTTGCCAGGGAGATGACAGCTCAGGGGAAATTCAGTTACTTTGTTTCACTCCAGAAGATGCCGCGTAGCAGCACGGTTCTTTACCTGCCGCCGCTCTGGAGTCTGGAACTGGAGCAGATGCGGGCGTTCTTCTTTGAGGCGCAGAGCGCCAAGATTGCCACCTTCAGTTCTGAAGGATTTTTGATGCTGGAAAAGGATGCCACCGCCTCCAACTCTATTTGGCCCTATCGCGCTGAAGCATCATTCTGCGCCAGAAAAATTATTACTATCGCCGAGGGAGCCGCTCCAGATACTCTTCCCATCATTCTGGAGCAAACCGAGAACCTCTGTTTGAATCTGGAGGGAGCCTCCAAAATCGGCGCGGAAATGGGACGGCGGGTAATTCTTGATGCCAAGATCATTCCGGCCCGCGCCGCCGACAGCGCCCTTAATCTGACTTTATCAGCCGTATTGGAACAGGCCTTCAATGAAAATGCCGGTTATCTTGCCCGAGGGCAGGTCTATGAGCGGATTGTTGCCGATGCCTCCCGCGCAATTGCTGAATTCCTGCCGGAAATCAATCTCGAGCTCTCGGCAGCGCAATCGAATTACGCTGTCCTGTCGTCCCGTTTTGACAACCATTTCCGTCGAAAGTATGAATGGGGAGCATTTGCCCGGCAGAAAATCTTCTCCTACCCCGCCATAAAGGAGCTGGAGATTGCGGGTAAGAAGAAGCAGTTGGGAGCTCTCGAGCTTGAAGGGGCAAAACTGGCGCTGAAATCGGCAGTGGTAAAGGGATATCTCGGGGTGCTGGAAGCAGAGGACCGTCTCGCAGCACAAGTTGAAATCACCGACCGGTTGCTGGATTTGCGCGAGACTTTGACCGCGCTGGCCAAAGCCGGCTACGCCAGCCCCGATGAGCTTCCCCTTGTGGAGCAACGTCTCACCGAAGCCAAGATCGCCCAGATTGAATACCAGCAGGAACTGAAAATCGCCCGAACCGTTTTAAGCGTGCTAATCAACCGCCCCGGTGTTACCAATATTGCCCTGGACCGCGCCGAATTTCAACCGGAAATGATGTCGCTGATGGTGCGCAAGTATGAGGAATATCTGGCGGATAATAAGAAAGAGAAGAAACTGGAGCAGTTTTTCATTGAGACCGGTATCGCCCGCGCGCCGGAACTGGCAGCCTCAGAACTCACCATCGGTCTGCAGCGAAACCTCCTGAGTCAAAAAGGTAAATGGTACCTGCCGGAGTTGAGCTTACAAGGCGGCTATTCCTATGGAGTTGAATTCTATCCGAAAGTGAGCAAACGGCGCGACTACTGGATAGTCGGCGGGGTGCTGGAGTTTCCCCTTTCATTGGGACGGAATTTCTTTGGCGGAAGCGGGGGAGAGAAAGCCCGTCTGGAAAAATCTATCTATCGTAAAGACGCCCTGCGCTTTGACAAGATGACTGAGATAAAGTCTTCCCTGGAAAATCTGATAACGCGCATCACCACTCTTCCCCTGAATTATTTCCACCGCAATCTTTCCTCGGCGGCGCTTGAGGCGTCCCGCGAAAAGCTGGATGCCGGGAATCTAACACTCGCGGAGTTTATCTATCTGGAGGAGAAAAACGCGGCGTCGGCGCATCGGACTATCGATGACCGTTTCGGCTTCTTCCGCGCCTATATTGACCTGTTTCACGAAATCGGGACAGGGTATATGTTGCACGGTAGCCCGGACGAGATGGAGTTTTACCAGGGGCTGGAAAGATATATAAGAGAATAG